A window of Candidatus Acidiferrales bacterium genomic DNA:
CTGGCCGCGGCGGGACGCTCTTCGAGCGGAATCAGCCCGGCGGCTTGGGGGTCGGCCGGGAGCACAACCTTTTGACCGCGGCGGAGGATTTCCGCCGGCGGAAGCATCTTTTCCGCGGCCGGCCCCACCAGCCATTGGCCTTGTTTGGTGATCGCAATCGGCACCACGTCATATTTTGACGGGTCGAGCGCTTTCATGACCGAGCTGGCCGATGCAATCGAAACCTCATGCTCGCCGGAGCGTCCACCGAACAAGACGCCAATTCGGATCTTTTTCGTCACGTTTCCCTCAAGGGATCCCAGCGCCAGGCAAGGCCCTGCGCCGTCTCGGGTGCAGGGCAGAGAAGGCAGTGAACCCGGGACCGCGGACGGTACTATTCTGCCATGCCGGGCAGAGATTTCCATCACCCGCTGGCTTCCCGATACGTCACACGGGCAATCACCGGCCGGCTCACGGGTAAATGCGATAGATCAACCGAGGGAAGGGGATCGTCTCGCGGATGTGCTCAATGCCGCAAATCCAGGCGACGGTGCGTTCGACGCCCAGGCCGAAGCCGGCGTGGGGGACGGAACCGTAGCGGCGGAGATCGAGATACCATTCGAAAGCCTCGCGCGGCAACCGGTGCTCTTCGAGCCGTTTGAGCAAAAGGTTATAGTCGGAGATGCGCTCGCCCCCGCCAATGATTTCGCCGTAGCCCTCGGGCGCCAACATATCCACCGAACGGGAAACTTCCGGCCGCTTTGGCTCGGTTTCCATGTAGAAGGCCTTGATGGCGGTCGGGTAGCCGTGAACCATCACCGGCCGGTCAAATTGCTCGCCCAAAAGGGTTTCATCGGGGCCGCCAAAATCGCCGCCCCACTCGATACGGCTGCCCTTTTCCCGAAGCAATTCGACCGCATCGTCATAACTCAGCCGGGGGAAAGGTGTTCTGGCCGCTTCGAGTCGGCTCGTGTCGCGCTCGAGCAGCTTCAGCTCCGCCGGGCGCCGCTCGAGCACGCGGGCCACCACGAACGAGACAAGGTCTTCCGCCAGCAGCATGATCTCTTCGAGCCGGGCAAAGGCGACTTCCGGCTCGACCATCCAGAACTCGGTCAGGTGGCGCCGCGTTTTGGATTTTTCGGCGCGAAAAGTGGGCCCGAAGCAATAGACCTTGCCGAGGGCTGCGGCGGTGGCTTCGCTATAGAGCTGGCCCGACTGGGTGAGGTAAGCCTTGCCCTCATCGAAATAGTCAAGGCCGAAGAGCGTGGTCGTGCCCTCGCAGGCCGCCGGGGTAAAAATGGGCGCATCGGCCAGGACAAAGCCACGGTCGTCAAAAAAGTCGCGGATCGCTCGCACCACTTCGTGGCGGACGCGAAGAACCCCGGCCTGGCGGGGCGAGCGAATCCAGAGGTGACGATGCTCCATCAGAAAGTCCACGCCGTGCTCTTTGCGCTGGATGGGATAGGGGTCGGAGAGGGGAACGGCCTGGAGGACATTGATCCCCGTGACGTCGAGTTCATAGCCGCCTGGCGCGCGCTCGTCTCGCCGCACTTTTCCGGTTACGATGACAGAAGATTCCTCAGTCAGGTTCTTGACGGCGTCAAAGATTGGATCGCCGACCGAGTTGCGTGCCACCACCCCTTGCATCAGTCCGGTGCCGTCGCGAAAGAGGGGAAAGAGAATCTTGCCTGATTCGCGCAGGTTATAGAGCCAGCCCCGGAGCGTAACCTCCTGGCCTTCAAACTCTCCTATGCGGCGGATTTCGACTACCGGCATGGCGGATGCTTTCTAATGCCGTTCCAACTATTTCAGGCTAGGTTTGTCAAGAACTCAGCACCTATGCGCAATTTGTCGTTTCAACTCGTTATTCTCCTCAAATAGTTGGAACGGCACTAATGCGGCTCGGCCGCGAGGGCAATTTCAAACCGCCGAAAGACTTCTTGCGCCTGCCGCAACGGCTCGGCAACACCGTGGTTCTTGAGTTCCAGCACAAACGGCAGCTCGCCCGCTTTCTGGCCAAAAGCCTTGAGCGCCGCATCCCAATCAATCGAGCCCTCGTAGGGAAAGAGATGGGCATCGCGGTCGCCCAGGTTATCGTGCAGGTGCATGGTCACCACCAACTCCTTCAAAACGCTAAAAGCTGCCGCCACACCCTCTTCCAGATGGGCATGGCCGGCATCGAAGCAGATGCGGAGGTCGCGGAGGTGAGTCTGCTCGATGAAGGTGAGAAGGTTGGCGGCGGTGGACAGTTCATTCGGGATATTTTCGAGCGCAATCGTGACGCCCCGTTGCTTGGCGAAGACGCACAGGTGCTCCAGACTGTTGAACGCCGCATCGAACTTGCGCTGATCGAAAAGCTCGTGGGAGAGTCCGAGGTGCTGCACAAGATAGCGAAAGGGTATCACCTCGGCCACTTCGAGGACGCGCTTCACCTCATCCACTGCCTCGAGCCGCCGCACCCGCTCGGGCTCGGCGATGGAAATGGGATGCTCGCTGCGACGGCGCGACTCATCATCCAGATAAATAGGAGAGTGGATCGAGTGGAGATGCAACTCGCGATCGGCAAGCCAGTCGGCCATTTGCTGCACGCTGGCCCGTTCGGCATAGTCGAAATGGTAGCGGCCAGCAAAAATCTCCAGATGGTTTAATTCCGCCGCCTCGATCTGGCGAAGGACCTCCGGCGTCAAAGGCTGGTTGAAATAGAGGTAAGTGGAAAAGACTCGGATCATGAACGCTCCTCGTGCCGTTCTAACTTGATGAGCCTATGCATCTCGATCCTGTATGATCAATAAAGCATGCCGTGTGACTTGCGGGAAATGGCCCCAAATAGTTGGAACGGCACTAGTCGGTGGCGCGAGCCGCGCCCCCGCGGCGGGAGTCCGCTCCCGCCTGCCGCTCGCCGGTGGCCGGATCCACGCCAATCGCTTGCACCGCGCCGATCGTTTTCCTCTCTTCGAGGCTATGACCCATCGCGGCAAGTCGTTCCCGCACGGAAACAGGCAGCAAACTCTCTACCACGATCCGGTCGGGTTTCCACTGATGATGGAAGCGCGGCGCCGCCACTGCCTCCGGAAGGTTGCGGCCGAAGCGCATCACGTTCAGCAGCACTTCCAGGGTGGCGGAGATGATCCTTGGCCCCCCCGGGCTGCCCAGGACGAGTCGCAACCGGCCATCCGCGAGCACAATTGTCGGCGTCATCGAACTGAGCGGGCGCTTGCCCGGTCCCGGCGCGTTTCCGGGCGACTGGATAAGCCCGAAGAGGGCGTTCGGGGCGTTGGGCTGCACCGTGAAATCGTCCATCTCGTTGTTCAGCAAGAAACCGGCGCCGGTGACCGTCACACCGCTTCCAAAACTGTCGTTGATCGTCGTCGTGGTGGCGACGGCGTTGCCAGCCGCATCCACCACCGAAAAGTGTGTCGTATGGTTGCCGCCGCCAACCGCCAGCGACCAGGGAATCGGATCAAATGCAGCCTGCCGCGGCGAGCTTGGCCGCCTCGTTTCTGGCGGGCTTCC
This region includes:
- the asnS gene encoding asparagine--tRNA ligase, translated to MPVVEIRRIGEFEGQEVTLRGWLYNLRESGKILFPLFRDGTGLMQGVVARNSVGDPIFDAVKNLTEESSVIVTGKVRRDERAPGGYELDVTGINVLQAVPLSDPYPIQRKEHGVDFLMEHRHLWIRSPRQAGVLRVRHEVVRAIRDFFDDRGFVLADAPIFTPAACEGTTTLFGLDYFDEGKAYLTQSGQLYSEATAAALGKVYCFGPTFRAEKSKTRRHLTEFWMVEPEVAFARLEEIMLLAEDLVSFVVARVLERRPAELKLLERDTSRLEAARTPFPRLSYDDAVELLREKGSRIEWGGDFGGPDETLLGEQFDRPVMVHGYPTAIKAFYMETEPKRPEVSRSVDMLAPEGYGEIIGGGERISDYNLLLKRLEEHRLPREAFEWYLDLRRYGSVPHAGFGLGVERTVAWICGIEHIRETIPFPRLIYRIYP
- a CDS encoding sugar phosphate isomerase/epimerase family protein produces the protein MIRVFSTYLYFNQPLTPEVLRQIEAAELNHLEIFAGRYHFDYAERASVQQMADWLADRELHLHSIHSPIYLDDESRRRSEHPISIAEPERVRRLEAVDEVKRVLEVAEVIPFRYLVQHLGLSHELFDQRKFDAAFNSLEHLCVFAKQRGVTIALENIPNELSTAANLLTFIEQTHLRDLRICFDAGHAHLEEGVAAAFSVLKELVVTMHLHDNLGDRDAHLFPYEGSIDWDAALKAFGQKAGELPFVLELKNHGVAEPLRQAQEVFRRFEIALAAEPH